The proteins below come from a single Fastidiosipila sanguinis genomic window:
- a CDS encoding putative ABC exporter domain-containing protein produces MRAIIYLYRKKAIGWLRNSLKHPSQLISLVFVVGIMVLSIFNAKNTQLYDMFSGENGIKPDQATINLVNNSITIGIWALVATTILISLFNAAKKGVAQYSMADVQFIMTAPFKSQNVLLYGMLNKFLGTLFLGIFIVYLAPQLKAIGFQDSRLGFFIFGIILILICVQAWKQAIYVLCINNKQVNKVLKISIIMLAMLILGAGLAYFFLANGTTEGLANMLSNNILIRYFPLLGWAASFIVTTFKGDLINLILPTILLIASAVLSVVYTYSVDVDFYEDATNAAKEIADIQEKVKSNKTGVVFSSNKKHKVRDKGLKGGKGESAFLFLHLAETRRKKPYYIGISTLIYTVIAVVLYFLLKEEVTMGSEISRETVLFIFMGACAYFMYFLSMANPVISDMTQPYFYYLPGKSYKKVIYSSLTPVLYTLIDVLPAMIILFALFRMNIIVLLSVYLAIAVFNFFYMGLQIYVFSITGSYEGILAQFIMPLIMLIGIAPAVAGMIFTAMFAMQYGVWLYLLGILAVIIYILLFYAGSVAVGAWRLNKGIRE; encoded by the coding sequence TTTATTTGTATAGAAAAAAAGCTATAGGTTGGCTAAGAAACAGTCTTAAGCACCCATCCCAACTCATAAGCTTAGTTTTTGTTGTTGGAATTATGGTCTTGAGTATTTTTAATGCGAAAAATACTCAGCTTTATGATATGTTTTCTGGCGAAAATGGGATTAAGCCAGATCAGGCAACAATAAATTTAGTAAACAATTCTATAACGATAGGTATTTGGGCACTTGTAGCAACTACGATACTCATAAGTTTATTTAACGCTGCCAAAAAGGGTGTTGCTCAATATTCAATGGCAGATGTTCAATTTATTATGACAGCGCCATTCAAATCACAAAATGTATTGCTATATGGAATGCTAAATAAATTTTTAGGTACTTTATTTTTAGGTATATTTATTGTTTATTTGGCACCACAACTTAAAGCGATAGGGTTTCAAGATTCTAGATTAGGATTTTTTATCTTTGGAATTATCTTGATATTGATTTGTGTTCAAGCCTGGAAACAAGCTATATATGTTCTATGCATTAACAATAAACAAGTAAACAAGGTATTAAAAATTTCAATAATTATGCTAGCGATGTTAATTTTAGGAGCTGGTCTAGCTTACTTCTTCCTAGCTAATGGTACAACTGAAGGTTTAGCCAATATGTTATCTAATAATATCTTGATTAGATATTTTCCACTATTAGGATGGGCTGCTAGTTTTATTGTAACTACTTTTAAGGGTGATTTAATTAATTTAATTTTACCTACAATTTTATTAATAGCATCAGCAGTATTATCAGTAGTTTACACATATAGTGTTGATGTTGATTTTTATGAAGATGCTACCAATGCAGCAAAAGAAATAGCTGATATTCAAGAAAAAGTGAAGAGCAATAAAACAGGAGTAGTGTTCAGTAGTAATAAGAAACACAAAGTTAGAGACAAAGGTTTGAAAGGTGGTAAAGGAGAGAGTGCATTTTTATTTCTACACCTTGCTGAAACACGCAGGAAGAAACCTTATTATATAGGAATTTCTACATTAATCTATACAGTAATTGCTGTAGTATTGTATTTCTTGTTAAAAGAAGAAGTTACAATGGGTTCTGAAATAAGTAGAGAAACCGTATTGTTTATTTTTATGGGTGCTTGTGCATACTTTATGTACTTTTTAAGTATGGCTAATCCTGTAATTTCCGATATGACTCAACCTTACTTCTATTACTTACCAGGAAAATCCTATAAGAAGGTAATTTATTCAAGTCTAACACCAGTCTTATATACCTTAATAGATGTTCTCCCAGCAATGATTATTTTATTTGCTCTATTTAGGATGAATATAATTGTTTTGTTGAGTGTATATCTCGCAATCGCAGTATTTAATTTCTTCTATATGGGATTACAAATTTATGTATTTAGCATTACTGGATCATACGAAGGTATTTTAGCTCAATTTATAATGCCCCTTATAATGTTAATTGGTATTGCTCCAGCAGTAGCAGGAATGATATTTACTGCCATGTTTGCTATGCAATATGGAGTTTGGTTGTACCTCTTAGGTATCTTGGCTGTTATTATATATATTCTTTTGTTCTATGCAGGAAGTGTTGCTGTAGGAGCTTGGAGACTAAATAAAGGTATAAGAGAATAG
- a CDS encoding adenine phosphoribosyltransferase, with translation MNLEEKLRKIPDFPEAGITFIDITTVLKDPDAFEEVIRQMLEQVKDLDFDIIVGSESRGFIFGAALAFAAHKGFVPVRKPNKLPAETLSIDYDLEYGSNTLEIHRDAIKPGQKVLLVDDLLATGGTANASCKLVEELGGEIVGTSFFIELSGLGGREALKDYEIYRLLEI, from the coding sequence ATGAATCTAGAAGAAAAACTAAGAAAGATACCTGATTTTCCAGAAGCAGGAATTACATTTATTGATATCACAACTGTTTTAAAAGATCCCGATGCATTTGAAGAAGTAATTAGACAAATGCTAGAGCAAGTAAAGGATCTAGATTTTGATATTATTGTAGGCTCTGAATCAAGAGGATTTATTTTTGGTGCAGCATTAGCTTTTGCAGCTCACAAAGGTTTCGTGCCAGTTAGAAAACCTAATAAATTACCAGCAGAAACTTTAAGCATTGATTACGATTTAGAATATGGTAGCAATACCCTTGAAATTCATAGAGATGCTATTAAACCAGGTCAAAAAGTTTTATTAGTTGATGACCTTTTAGCAACTGGTGGTACTGCAAATGCAAGTTGTAAGCTTGTAGAAGAGTTAGGTGGAGAAATTGTCGGCACATCATTCTTTATCGAACTAAGTGGTTTAGGTGGCCGTGAAGCTCTCAAAGATTACGAAATTTACAGATTATTAGAGATATAG
- a CDS encoding TIGR01906 family membrane protein: MDKIFSRVRLSLTTIALLIFFLTLSIALTIWNIPMYLLCLHFSDIPSQVNMSLSTILENYLYLLKYLHLPWITEFNLPDFTSSASGAFHFYEVKNLFYLNYICLLLSGIYAGVAIFNLRKQKHFYNLEKPFKILSFLPILVIILLSIFFEKIFILFHQVFFDNDAWLFNPSTDPIIKVLPQNFFMLCFLQVFILFQVGIILVWYFAKKDRHKASINKKQPIDQ, encoded by the coding sequence ATGGATAAGATATTCTCTAGAGTACGGCTCTCATTGACAACAATTGCCTTACTTATATTCTTTTTAACATTAAGTATTGCTTTGACAATTTGGAACATACCGATGTATTTATTATGTCTACATTTTTCAGATATTCCTAGTCAAGTTAATATGTCACTGAGCACTATTCTAGAGAATTATTTATATTTATTAAAATACTTACATTTGCCATGGATAACTGAATTTAACTTACCTGATTTCACATCTAGTGCATCTGGAGCCTTTCATTTCTATGAAGTTAAGAATCTTTTTTATCTAAATTATATTTGTCTGCTTCTTTCTGGAATATATGCTGGAGTTGCTATATTTAATTTACGCAAGCAAAAACATTTTTACAACTTAGAAAAACCCTTTAAAATTTTGAGCTTCCTACCTATTCTAGTAATTATTCTTCTAAGTATCTTCTTTGAAAAGATTTTCATTTTGTTTCATCAAGTATTTTTTGATAATGACGCTTGGCTATTTAACCCAAGTACGGATCCAATTATAAAGGTTTTACCACAAAACTTTTTCATGCTTTGTTTTTTACAAGTCTTTATTTTATTTCAAGTTGGAATTATCTTAGTATGGTACTTTGCCAAGAAAGATAGACATAAAGCTTCTATTAATAAGAAGCAGCCAATTGACCAATAA
- a CDS encoding Sapep family Mn(2+)-dependent dipeptidase — MSKINLDDLKMNEYKDDIVQSLFEVIRIPSVKSEALPDAPFGEGPKAALTWFLAKAEELGFRTGNVDNYAGYAEFGPETLDAPLIAAVCHLDVVPAEEWTDAFEPRFAEDNDTIIGRGSVDDKGPAMAVLYAMKSLMDSDFEPKCRIRLIVGTDEESGSECLEYYSKHAEIPVAAFTADADFPVINGEKGILRVELNWKNNGKRPAEGTDRLYSAKVGNVPNIVPGEAVLKFQKADGSFEEIKTEGSMGHASTPENYKNAIQYALMAAYERSLENNVDDPFLQDFAKVLNTEYNGAGLNIDFSDEPSGELTLNVGIFELANDQAEFTLDIRYPVTYQLDDVLSGIQSAIADTSFELGNYYHSEALYRPAEDPLVQLLMASYNDVTGENETPKSMGGGTYARSLPNTIAFGANFPGNPYLGHAKFEYAKLSEIVQASEIFRISLQKMDEEYSK, encoded by the coding sequence ATGAGTAAAATTAATTTAGATGATCTAAAAATGAATGAATATAAGGACGATATTGTTCAAAGTTTATTTGAAGTTATTAGAATACCTAGTGTTAAAAGCGAAGCTTTACCAGACGCACCTTTTGGTGAGGGACCTAAAGCAGCCTTGACATGGTTTTTAGCTAAGGCTGAGGAATTAGGTTTTAGAACTGGCAACGTTGATAACTATGCAGGTTACGCAGAATTTGGCCCTGAAACACTTGACGCTCCACTTATTGCAGCTGTATGCCACTTAGATGTTGTTCCAGCAGAAGAATGGACTGATGCTTTCGAACCTCGTTTCGCAGAAGATAATGACACTATAATTGGCCGTGGTAGTGTTGATGATAAAGGTCCTGCAATGGCAGTTCTTTATGCAATGAAGAGTTTAATGGATTCTGACTTTGAACCTAAATGTAGAATCCGTCTTATTGTCGGTACTGATGAGGAATCTGGATCTGAATGTTTGGAATATTACTCAAAACATGCAGAAATCCCTGTTGCTGCTTTCACCGCTGATGCAGACTTCCCAGTAATCAATGGCGAAAAAGGTATATTACGTGTTGAATTAAATTGGAAAAATAATGGTAAACGTCCAGCAGAAGGAACTGACAGACTTTACAGTGCTAAAGTTGGAAATGTTCCAAACATTGTTCCTGGAGAAGCTGTATTGAAATTCCAAAAAGCTGACGGAAGCTTCGAAGAAATTAAAACTGAAGGCTCTATGGGGCATGCATCTACACCTGAGAACTACAAGAATGCAATTCAATATGCCTTAATGGCAGCATATGAAAGAAGCCTGGAAAATAATGTAGATGATCCATTCTTACAAGATTTTGCTAAAGTCCTAAACACTGAATATAACGGAGCAGGACTTAATATAGATTTCTCAGATGAACCATCAGGTGAGCTAACTTTAAACGTCGGTATCTTTGAACTGGCTAATGACCAGGCTGAGTTTACACTTGATATAAGATATCCTGTTACCTATCAATTAGATGATGTATTGTCTGGAATTCAATCGGCAATCGCTGATACTTCTTTTGAACTAGGTAATTACTATCATTCAGAAGCATTATACAGACCAGCAGAAGATCCTTTAGTACAATTGTTAATGGCTTCCTATAATGATGTAACTGGAGAGAATGAAACTCCTAAGAGTATGGGTGGTGGTACTTACGCTAGATCATTACCTAATACAATTGCCTTTGGAGCAAACTTCCCAGGTAATCCATATTTAGGCCATGCTAAATTTGAATATGCTAAATTATCTGAAATCGTCCAAGCATCTGAAATATTCAGAATTTCCCTACAAAAAATGGATGAAGAATACAGCAAATAA
- a CDS encoding carbohydrate-binding family 9-like protein, producing MLSYKVKKQTRPTLSNNIFDFDWSQAEEGKINNHLWPSNNYEPETIFYFLYDEENLWGLLLTRGEHELDPRAEVEEFKGAVHNDSCLEFFMSFEPDNNYYLNLETNRNAAIHFGIGENRDERVLPDKEELNGLNLYAFNSRENKIKGVNFAYEWGVGFCLPAKMLFELWHKYANASESLDSTFYPGQVIKANLYKCGDMTAEPHYMAWNEIDTENPDFHRPEYFADFIFE from the coding sequence ATGTTAAGTTATAAAGTTAAAAAACAAACAAGACCTACTTTAAGTAATAATATTTTTGATTTCGATTGGTCACAAGCTGAAGAAGGAAAGATTAATAACCATCTTTGGCCAAGTAATAATTATGAACCTGAAACGATATTTTATTTTTTGTATGATGAGGAGAATTTGTGGGGATTATTGTTGACTAGAGGTGAACACGAATTAGACCCACGAGCTGAAGTAGAAGAATTTAAAGGAGCAGTACATAATGATAGCTGCTTGGAATTCTTCATGTCTTTTGAACCAGATAATAATTACTACTTAAACTTAGAAACTAATAGAAATGCTGCGATACATTTTGGTATTGGTGAAAATAGAGACGAGAGAGTACTTCCTGATAAAGAAGAATTGAATGGTTTAAATTTATATGCATTTAATTCAAGAGAGAATAAGATCAAAGGTGTTAATTTTGCATATGAGTGGGGTGTAGGTTTCTGTCTTCCAGCTAAGATGTTATTTGAGCTTTGGCATAAATATGCTAATGCGAGCGAAAGTTTAGATTCAACATTTTATCCAGGTCAAGTTATTAAAGCAAATCTCTACAAATGTGGTGATATGACAGCTGAGCCACATTATATGGCTTGGAATGAAATCGATACAGAAAACCCAGATTTCCATCGCCCAGAATATTTTGCGGACTTTATTTTTGAGTAG
- a CDS encoding nitroreductase family protein has translation MELFDALRARTSVRSYLSKVPDNDIQVDLLNYLNNVPVLLPEADISIELLAYEDLFDYFPVEANQMVKAPLYLAFRGSLDLYQMMNVGYYAQHAAIWLTGRGLGSVWQSGFKIRKLQEDEIMEEINSANWDILDNVNEEEKTIIPAVLALGYPKKKAKKPARKKKLKQILLTDVKELNNNVLSLLEAARLAPSEYNAQPWYYAVEDNKLIHVFIKEPQMFNFPQRQNMRQLAMGCALGNMEIMAALRGIRLEYGFVDDLTDYGQSSKNLYYLGTILMEKVYKQMMFGIDY, from the coding sequence GTGGAGCTATTTGATGCACTCAGAGCTAGAACGTCTGTTAGATCATATTTGTCAAAAGTACCAGACAATGATATTCAAGTGGATTTATTAAACTACTTGAATAATGTTCCTGTGCTTTTGCCTGAAGCAGACATCTCTATTGAATTATTAGCATATGAAGACCTATTTGATTATTTCCCGGTTGAAGCGAATCAGATGGTTAAGGCTCCATTGTACCTTGCGTTTAGAGGATCTTTAGATCTTTATCAAATGATGAATGTAGGATACTATGCTCAACATGCCGCTATTTGGCTAACAGGTAGAGGTTTAGGTTCTGTTTGGCAGAGTGGATTTAAAATTCGAAAACTTCAAGAAGATGAAATTATGGAGGAGATTAACTCTGCTAATTGGGATATCTTGGATAATGTGAATGAAGAGGAGAAGACTATCATACCAGCAGTTTTGGCTCTTGGTTATCCTAAGAAGAAAGCAAAGAAACCTGCTCGCAAGAAAAAACTAAAGCAGATTTTACTTACAGATGTAAAAGAGCTAAATAATAATGTTTTAAGCTTACTTGAGGCTGCTCGCTTAGCTCCATCTGAATATAATGCTCAGCCTTGGTATTATGCAGTAGAGGACAATAAATTAATACATGTATTCATAAAAGAGCCTCAAATGTTTAATTTCCCACAAAGACAAAATATGCGTCAATTAGCTATGGGCTGTGCTCTCGGAAACATGGAAATTATGGCTGCATTGAGGGGAATACGTTTAGAGTATGGTTTTGTAGATGACTTAACTGATTATGGACAAAGCTCTAAGAATTTATACTATTTAGGAACTATCCTAATGGAGAAAGTCTACAAACAGATGATGTTTGGTATAGATTATTAG
- the fni gene encoding type 2 isopentenyl-diphosphate Delta-isomerase — translation MFNSIEEKNNDKFASTNGNNISNRKDDHIREASAQFNSQVNFFEDCKPVHRTLNNVNANTIDLSTDVFDLHLDFPIFINAMTGGSDLALEVNRKLAILARECGLAMASGSLSSAIKKPETIKSYTVIREENPNGIILANVGAEQSLENTNKIIDIISADALQIHLNAPQELVMPEGDRDFSNYSENLKHLIDNINIPVIVKEVGFGMSRDTISKLIKLGSKNIDISGSGGTNFIKIENSRRTSQEFSYLDDFGIDTLASLLEAQQYIDQVNIIASGGIKSPYDAFKCFALGAKAVGASAFFLNQVNTYPIEVAIENVNLFKEELKIIFAIYSCANLKDAQNVSLVISGRAREWAEARGIEYKNLARRDMSLLQFF, via the coding sequence TTGTTTAATTCAATTGAAGAAAAAAATAATGACAAATTTGCATCTACCAATGGTAATAATATATCCAACCGTAAAGATGATCATATTCGTGAAGCAAGTGCCCAGTTCAACTCACAAGTAAATTTCTTTGAGGACTGTAAGCCTGTCCATAGAACATTGAATAATGTTAATGCAAATACTATAGATTTAAGCACCGATGTTTTTGATTTACATTTAGACTTCCCTATTTTTATAAACGCTATGACTGGTGGTAGTGATTTAGCACTTGAGGTAAATAGAAAACTAGCAATTTTAGCTCGTGAATGCGGACTAGCAATGGCCAGCGGTTCCCTCTCATCTGCCATAAAAAAACCTGAAACTATAAAAAGTTATACTGTTATTCGTGAAGAGAATCCAAATGGAATAATTCTTGCCAATGTCGGTGCAGAACAAAGTTTAGAAAACACCAATAAAATTATTGATATTATCTCAGCAGATGCATTGCAAATTCATTTAAACGCACCACAAGAATTAGTCATGCCTGAGGGTGATAGGGATTTTTCTAATTATTCAGAAAACCTAAAACATCTTATTGATAATATAAATATTCCTGTAATTGTTAAAGAAGTTGGTTTCGGTATGTCTCGTGATACAATTTCAAAACTAATTAAATTAGGATCTAAAAATATTGATATTTCTGGCAGTGGTGGAACTAATTTTATCAAGATAGAAAATAGTAGACGTACATCTCAAGAGTTCTCCTACCTGGACGACTTTGGTATCGATACTTTAGCAAGTTTACTCGAAGCTCAACAATACATTGATCAAGTTAACATAATAGCATCAGGTGGTATTAAATCCCCTTACGATGCCTTTAAATGCTTTGCTCTTGGAGCCAAAGCTGTTGGAGCTAGTGCCTTTTTCTTAAATCAAGTGAATACATATCCAATTGAGGTGGCTATAGAAAACGTGAATTTGTTCAAAGAAGAATTGAAAATAATCTTTGCTATCTATAGTTGCGCTAATTTAAAAGATGCTCAAAATGTTAGCCTTGTTATCAGCGGAAGAGCTCGTGAATGGGCTGAAGCAAGAGGTATAGAATACAAAAACTTAGCTCGTAGAGACATGTCCCTATTACAGTTTTTCTAA
- a CDS encoding phosphomevalonate kinase translates to MPNEIAKINESQKITVKAPGKLYLAGEYAVVSPNQSALVFAVDAFIELSVFASATREIIDNDGSQYSWELNQSKEVIINGDYENELSLTASAMTVSLNYVAQKLDIDISNLKLTLEISSDLQNSAGKKYGFGSSGAASVATCRSILMLFNIDSLFTQYEFQVLIFKLAALSQMRLEKLGSFGDLAASSLSGMVHYQNFDRSFIVDEKLESSSIKLLAESNWPGLILRSIELPKEWELSIIWSEKASSTEDLLKLKGKEIAESEMRLFLEESNKIIFNLIEAIKTANWSDFSLNLKKNADFISEHLAKQLRPYNLDIFDRAKEIAEAESAIFKISGSGAGDCAIAISPNHDNAMKVRKNWEATGLKVLSHKLWKGI, encoded by the coding sequence ATGCCTAACGAAATTGCAAAAATTAATGAAAGCCAAAAGATTACTGTAAAAGCTCCAGGTAAATTATATTTAGCTGGAGAATATGCAGTTGTCTCTCCTAATCAATCTGCTCTAGTATTTGCAGTTGATGCTTTTATTGAGTTATCTGTCTTTGCAAGTGCTACTCGTGAAATTATTGATAATGATGGTTCCCAGTACTCTTGGGAATTAAATCAATCTAAAGAAGTCATTATAAATGGTGACTATGAAAATGAACTAAGCTTAACAGCTTCAGCCATGACAGTAAGTTTAAATTATGTTGCTCAAAAATTAGATATTGATATTTCTAATTTAAAACTTACCCTTGAGATAAGTAGTGACCTACAGAATAGTGCGGGCAAAAAATATGGTTTTGGTTCAAGTGGTGCTGCGAGTGTTGCTACTTGTAGATCTATCTTGATGTTATTCAATATTGATTCACTTTTTACTCAGTACGAATTTCAAGTGTTAATTTTTAAACTTGCTGCTCTTTCTCAAATGAGACTTGAAAAACTAGGATCTTTCGGTGACTTAGCGGCCTCATCACTTAGTGGAATGGTTCACTACCAGAATTTCGATAGATCTTTTATTGTCGATGAAAAACTAGAATCTTCTTCAATTAAATTATTAGCTGAAAGCAACTGGCCTGGATTAATATTAAGATCAATTGAACTGCCAAAAGAATGGGAACTATCAATAATTTGGAGTGAAAAAGCAAGTTCAACAGAAGATTTATTAAAGCTCAAAGGGAAAGAAATTGCTGAATCTGAGATGAGATTGTTTCTAGAAGAGTCTAATAAAATAATCTTCAATTTAATAGAAGCAATCAAAACTGCTAACTGGTCAGATTTCTCACTCAATCTGAAAAAAAATGCTGATTTTATCAGCGAGCATCTAGCAAAACAGTTAAGACCTTATAATTTAGATATTTTTGACCGAGCTAAAGAAATCGCTGAAGCAGAATCTGCAATCTTTAAGATTTCAGGTTCCGGAGCTGGTGATTGCGCCATTGCCATTAGTCCAAACCATGACAATGCAATGAAAGTCAGGAAAAACTGGGAAGCTACTGGACTTAAGGTTTTAAGCCACAAGCTATGGAAAGGGATTTAA
- the mvaD gene encoding diphosphomevalonate decarboxylase yields the protein MNCLVGQARAHSNIALIKYWGKIDSELHIPQNNSLSLTQDAFYTDTKVTFSNDLKEDEFYLNYDKQDKNEVDKISRFIDIFRVIAKTKLNCIVETHNSMPSAAGFGSSASAYAALTKALNDALNLNLEDRELSILARRGSGSACRSIYPGLVEWQQGNSNETSFAVPFDNADFPICTITMALSGARKKFSSRKGMQISVDTSPYYSAWKEYSKKSLDDIKKAIKDKNITKIGEIAEQNALAMHSLTITAQPSFFYFNEDTLKAINAVHNLRDQGYALHFTIDAGPNIVIICDFADANQIKELLKLEFPTKDLIISRPGPGVKSLESWNY from the coding sequence GTGAATTGTTTAGTTGGACAAGCTAGGGCACATTCAAATATAGCCTTAATTAAATATTGGGGAAAGATAGATTCAGAGCTTCATATACCTCAGAATAATAGTCTATCTTTAACTCAAGATGCTTTTTATACAGACACTAAAGTTACATTTTCTAATGATCTCAAAGAAGATGAATTCTATTTAAACTATGATAAACAAGATAAGAATGAAGTTGATAAGATAAGTAGATTTATTGATATCTTTCGTGTCATTGCCAAAACTAAGCTAAATTGCATTGTAGAAACTCACAACAGCATGCCTAGTGCAGCAGGATTTGGTAGCTCAGCTTCAGCATACGCAGCTTTAACTAAAGCATTGAATGATGCGCTAAATTTAAATCTAGAAGATAGAGAATTATCAATTCTTGCTAGACGAGGTTCTGGCAGTGCTTGTCGAAGTATTTATCCTGGCCTGGTTGAGTGGCAGCAAGGCAATTCTAATGAAACAAGTTTTGCAGTACCTTTTGACAATGCTGACTTCCCTATCTGTACAATAACGATGGCGTTATCTGGTGCTCGCAAGAAATTTTCATCAAGAAAAGGTATGCAAATTTCAGTAGATACCTCCCCTTATTATTCAGCCTGGAAAGAATATTCAAAAAAATCATTAGATGATATTAAGAAAGCAATTAAAGATAAAAATATTACTAAAATAGGAGAAATTGCAGAACAAAATGCTTTAGCAATGCATAGCCTTACTATTACTGCTCAACCATCTTTCTTCTATTTCAATGAAGATACACTAAAAGCTATTAATGCTGTACACAATCTAAGAGATCAAGGTTACGCCTTACATTTTACTATCGATGCTGGGCCAAATATTGTAATCATTTGCGACTTTGCTGATGCTAATCAAATAAAAGAGCTATTAAAGTTAGAGTTCCCTACTAAAGATTTAATTATTAGTAGGCCTGGACCAGGCGTAAAATCTCTAGAAAGTTGGAATTATTAA
- the mvk gene encoding mevalonate kinase → MNNNSRKTKTSGSGSALGKLILIGEHSVVYGKLSVGLPFSAVKIYVQLNENQGKTLINSSMYSGTIDRIPYFIENIYSVYTKIKKDFNINKNFLINIESSIPVERGLGSSAAVAVALVRAFEDYLDIKLSVDEFLSYVDLSEKISHGNPSGLDARLITLNQPLLFQRDKKIETFYFDTPYYLVVADTGITGQTKEAVRDVRMNYESPYYARSQASSFYIEDLDRLAHEFYEILSKEETDFDNLAEIIDLAHNALRGLQVSSPEQDFGINFAKKHGAASGKITGGGRGGCFYVLCKDYETAENIKNLIIENKVGVDAWTIPLSSIYMKNSIII, encoded by the coding sequence ATGAATAATAATTCCAGAAAAACTAAAACAAGTGGTAGTGGCTCTGCTTTAGGTAAACTGATACTTATCGGTGAACATAGTGTTGTTTACGGTAAATTATCTGTAGGACTTCCCTTTTCGGCTGTCAAAATCTATGTCCAATTAAATGAAAATCAAGGAAAGACTCTAATTAATAGCTCAATGTATTCTGGAACAATCGACAGGATTCCATATTTTATTGAGAATATTTATAGTGTTTATACAAAAATAAAAAAAGATTTTAATATTAATAAAAATTTTCTCATTAATATTGAAAGTAGTATACCTGTTGAAAGAGGACTTGGTAGCTCAGCAGCAGTAGCTGTAGCTCTTGTAAGAGCCTTTGAGGATTATCTAGATATTAAATTATCAGTTGATGAATTTTTATCATATGTAGACCTTAGTGAGAAAATCAGCCATGGAAACCCTAGTGGACTTGATGCTAGACTCATAACCCTTAACCAACCACTATTATTTCAACGAGACAAAAAAATAGAAACTTTTTATTTTGACACTCCATACTATCTTGTAGTTGCTGACACAGGAATTACAGGTCAAACTAAAGAAGCTGTCAGAGATGTCAGAATGAATTATGAAAGTCCCTATTATGCTCGTAGCCAAGCAAGCTCATTTTATATAGAAGATTTAGATCGTTTAGCACATGAGTTCTATGAAATTCTCTCAAAAGAAGAAACTGATTTTGATAATCTAGCTGAAATTATTGACTTAGCTCATAATGCACTTAGAGGGCTTCAAGTATCTAGTCCTGAACAAGATTTTGGTATCAATTTTGCCAAGAAACATGGTGCAGCTAGTGGCAAAATAACCGGTGGTGGCCGTGGTGGTTGCTTTTATGTATTATGCAAGGATTATGAAACAGCTGAAAATATTAAAAATTTAATTATTGAGAATAAAGTTGGTGTAGATGCTTGGACAATACCTCTTAGTAGCATTTACATGAAAAATTCAATCATAATTTAG
- a CDS encoding rubrerythrin family protein — protein MQFEYRTVENLARAFIRKTQNTSLLSFYADKASRSGYEIIKDTLKTFENYEKIHAEIFYIRLLDNFNAESELKNILLDNVEVNLSTLEVSDDLLNLINIEERAAEFYQDASVDAENEGFLEISKLFKYVATVSLRIAGELQVLYDEVKADVVFVKEDVNKWLCSKCGYLHLSSQAPEICPLCKQAKANFYVEK, from the coding sequence ATGCAATTTGAATATAGAACTGTTGAAAATTTAGCAAGGGCATTCATAAGAAAAACTCAAAATACAAGCCTGCTTTCATTCTATGCGGATAAAGCCAGCAGGAGCGGTTATGAAATTATAAAAGATACTCTTAAAACTTTTGAGAATTATGAAAAAATACATGCTGAAATTTTTTATATTAGACTGTTAGATAACTTTAATGCGGAAAGTGAATTGAAAAATATTTTATTAGACAACGTTGAAGTTAATTTGTCTACACTTGAGGTGTCGGATGACTTATTGAATTTAATAAATATCGAAGAACGAGCTGCTGAATTTTATCAAGACGCATCAGTTGACGCAGAAAATGAAGGCTTTTTGGAAATATCTAAATTATTTAAATATGTAGCTACTGTTAGTTTAAGAATAGCGGGTGAGCTGCAGGTTCTATATGATGAAGTTAAAGCTGATGTTGTTTTTGTGAAAGAAGATGTTAATAAGTGGTTGTGCTCTAAATGTGGTTACTTGCATTTGAGTTCACAAGCTCCTGAAATTTGTCCTTTGTGCAAACAAGCTAAAGCTAATTTTTATGTAGAGAAGTAG